AGTGTCCTCCTTCCAAAGCTGCCCCTGTTCCATGGAGTACGCATTTTTGGGATCAATAAGTACTGACACAACGAGATAGTATCAGATGTATGTTTTATTTATGTGTAGTTCACTTCTAAGGTCCAGAGGCGGAAGTGAAGAAGACATGTTAGGTAACTTTGAGCTGTTTTGAAGGAAATTGTTGTTTTTATTGCACAGTTCATGTTACCTCTCTGACCAAAAACAAAGGATGCAAAATGCACTGAACACCAAGCAATATGATTAAGAGTTACTGAGTGGCCTCTGCTTTATTTCACTATTCATTTTCATTATTTGACATTCAATGTGCATGTATCCTCAAACCATTCTTCTTTCTTTGGTTGGATAACATGTATTTGCCATTTTTTTCTAGAAAGAGTTTTAATGTGAACTTCGTCACCTTGAAAACTAAGTCTTCATAATTACTTGCATTTGTCTACACATTGGAATGTGTGATTAGAGAGATTAGAAAGGTGGCAGCCATACAAATGGAATGGTGGGCACCAGTATGTTTGTGGTGCCTTAAAGTTTTCAGTTGGCTGCCACATTCTTTTCATTTAGTTTGGTGACCAATCCATGTGAAGACTCTTGGATATACATTGCCATGTGAGCATTCTCAATATGTGATAGTGCCTAAAAATAAATGTTCCAATGTCATGTTTGATTCTTCAGCCTACATCTAAATACTTCCTGTGTTTGTTTGGAAATTTGGGGTAAATCCTTACcattttgtacacacacacaagtgcactGTGCAGCAGATTAATTACACAAGACCAAGTTTAATTATTGCATTGATTGTTCTCATCTAATCCCACAATGTTCCTTTTGTAATTCCTTGGATGGTGTGGGTTTTGAATGACATGAGGGAAACCTAAGGGGAATGTTCAGCAGTGAGGAACAGCAACACAGGAGTATAGTAACATTGTGCAGGAGTGAGGGGTCGGACCATCATGTAAATTCTCAGATTGCCTGTGTGGGGAATCTGGGGAACTCCACACACTTTACATGAGGCCTATTACATTTCCTGCGATGTGCTGATAAAACAGAGGGATTTCCGCCTGAGCTATGACCATGTTTGCATTTCAGTTATGAGGTGTCTCCCTACTGAGGTGGTGTGTTTGCTCTCCTGGGGGAAGTAGTGGAAATGGTGCCCTGGGTAATAATTTGACTACGCTGTAGAATATGCCAATCTGTTTACCTGGGAAGCACATGCAAATGATATAGTAGCTCCATCATCAGCTGTCAGACTGCAGAAACGAATATGGGGGTGCCTGACTCGCACCTACTGTCTGGAATGCAAACAACATTTGTGTGACCTTTTCAGAGGTAGAAGTGAAAAGCAAAAGTGTTGCACCACCTGGCTTGTGAATTGCAGCTAACAGGATCACAATCTATTCTGAAATGTGGTATTATTGAAGGTTGTCAAGGTGAACATTTTAGTTAGTCAAAGCATTGGGTGTTTGTCCCTAAATACCAGAAAAtaccagagtggcgcagcggtctaaggcactgcatctcagtgcaagaggagtcactacagtccctggttcgaatccaggctgtatttggagtattgggagtcccatagggcggcacacaattggcccagcgtcgtccggttttggcaagggtaggccgtcattgtaaataagaatttgttcttaactgtcttgcctagttaaaataaatatacAGCATAATACCAATTAGCCATACCTCCTGGATACATGTTGATACCCCCATTTACAACCACATTACTTGATGATGAATATCCAGGTTTACCCAAaaaacaggtcatcaggtcaaaTAGGTCATCAGTGGTTCTGCTTCCACTTTTTTTTCCCACAACCACTGATTTTATGATGCATGCCTTTGAATTACAACATGCAAAAATTACAACGCCAGTATTTATAACTATGCCCATCAACAGCATTCTGTTAAATACAGGGGGACTGTGTCATTTATTAACTGAATTTCAGAGTAGAGGTTGTTATCTGAAGCATATCAGAAGTACCCTTGAAGTTTCACATAGAATCATCTAGGAATATGCAGCTATCAGTGTTTTAAGAAACCACAACTCATGAAACTagatatttctccaaaatgtgaaaaaaaaaaaatatatatatacattattcaGTTTGGAAATAATTTTGTGAACATTCTCTGCTCTTGCTCATCAGGAAAACTTTGGGGATTCTAGGTAACTGTCCCCGAGTAGCTTGAGAACCTCATAAAAATGGGTGGAAAAAGATAAGTCTTCTCTGATGGCAGGTTATTGTTGGAGGAAACCCACCTCACCAGAGACTACTGTAACTGCAAAATTGGGTTACCTGTATGCTTACTGTGAAATACTGTATATCCACATAAAAGGTGTATTGCACCCCCTGTTGTTCATGTATAGCAGTTTCAGTACAACTCATACAGACAATGCATCATTCAGTACCACCATCTTTCTAGGGCTTTATGCTCCTCTGAGTATTCCCCTTCTACAGTAACAGGTGAGTGGGCTTTCCACTGGTGGAAATTATGTCTCAATATGAAGTGGGATTTTACAATATCATTAATTTATTGACATCCACATGATTATTTACAATGAACAGTACACAACTACCTGGCCACCAAATCTGTAAAGGCTTATGCATAGCCAATTCCACAACACAGAATAGAGGCCAGAATACAAAAGTACAATATCTCACAGTATAAAAGTATTATCAATTTTTAAGGCAATGCTTGTGAAATGCTGTCCGAGGGTAACTTTGGACGGGCCTGTGTCCTCGAACCCCGTCCCCAGTATTTATGCCAGCAGGAtagtctgtcctatctggtgtaattctccagTCTTatctggtgttgtgtgtgtgatcttaagtatgctctctctctaattcttctctctcccccctcccggaggacctgagtccTAGGACAATGCCTCAGGACTAACTGGCCTGATGACCCCTGGCAGTCCCcgcccccagtccacctggtcgtgctgctcaTCCAGTTTCTGCTATTCTGTCTGCGGTTATGGAACCcggacctgttcactggacatgctaccttgtccagGACCTGCTGTTTCGAccctctctctactgcacctgctgtctcgacctctgaatgctcagatttgaaaagccaactgacatttacagtGGGTGCAAAAGGTCAGCACCTCAGAAGTAACATGGGTGTCAcaatcattccatggagggccaagtgtctgctggtttttgtttttttcctttcaattaagacctagacaaccaggtgaggggagttccttactaatcagttACAAGGGAGCAGGAAAgacctgcagacactcggccctccgtggaatgaatCTGACACGTGCACTATAATCACTGTGATTATTTGACTGCTGGTTATCTATGAacttttgaacatcttgaagaacaatctggctttaatggccatgtactctaaATAACCTGCATCTGGTgcagccagaagagaactggccacgCCGCAGAGCCTAGTTCCTCTAtaggtttcttccaaggttccagcctttctagggagtttttcctagccattgtgcttctacatctgtattgcttgctgtttggggttttaggctgggtttctgtagaagcactttgtgacaactgctgatgtgaaaagggatttataaatacataaATCTCAGTCCAAACAAAACATGAAAGTAACTAACTAAGAACTAACATAATGTAGACATGTCACACACCGTCAAAGAAAGGTTCTAATACTTGCAATGGTACACTTACACATTACTGTTTTTATTCCACtaaatttttttaaatgatataaaTTCAGGCTCAATGGCTGTAAACATCGTGCTTTAAATACCGAAATATGAATTTCTTCCCAAACAGATGTcagttcacctttatttatttttaaacttgTCAGCTATGAATTGCTCCCCGTTTACATCGGCACGTGTTTGATGAcgcaaaaaaaaaatttttacgtAAAATCAACAATAGTACCAAAGAAAACAAATGTCCAAAAATGACCTTGCAGTTAAGACCAAGATAAAGTTGTGACATTCctccaataaaataaaataccccATTCTTAGTGGTCATAAACCTTCACTTACTGACCAATAGGTTTCTTAGCTGAATTCAAACACAGGACTCAGTCCTAATTTGAGAAATACTACATTCTCATTTCTCTAGTCAGAATCTGGCTTTGTGTCGATAACCAAAACAGGTTGCCATAAGCaatctacactgagtatacaaacattgggaacacctgctctttccatgacagactgatcaggtgaagcTATGGTCCCttcttgatgtcacttgttaaatccacttcagtcagtgtagatgaaggggagaaaacaggtcactttttttgtttttaagccttgagacaattgaaacatggattgtgtatgtatgccattcagagggtgaatgggcaagataaaaatGTAAgttcctttgaatggggtatggtagtagtaggtgccaggcgcaccggtttgagtgtgtcaagaactgaaacgctgctgggttttttaagCTCAACAGTtttcgtgtgtatcaagaatggtccaccacccaaaggacatccagcccaactgtgggaagcattggagtcaacatgggccagcaccattgtggaacgctttcgacacctagtAGAGTCCATGcgccgacaaattgaggctgttctgtgggcaaaagggggagcaactcaatattaggaaggcgttactaatgttttgtacactcagtgtacagtataaTGTATGCCGCAACCTGAATGCCAGACATGATCACACAGGCCTAGCAATGGCCAGATCCTACCAACTCCATGACGATTCATGAGCACCTGTCTTATGGTTGGAGGAGAGCTGTAGGGGCTGAAAACCAGTCAGCACTATGCTCCATTAACCTTGCTACAGGAAAATAACCACATCTATTCACCTTCACAAGTCTCTGTCATTCCATCCAAGGTCTTCTTTTTTCAAAGCATTCATCATattctcctcatcttcctcatccgTGTCAAAGAAATCATCCTCAAAGAATGATCCATATTCCTGCGCGTGCACAGAAACCTCATTCGATATCAGGTGAGGTGAGCCCTCCACAAAATCGGCAAACCTGTGGATCACAACATCATTGCCTTTAACATCAAGCTTTTGAACAATACTGATCATATGTTTAGTTTTAACCAGAAATGGGAGAGACAGTTACATGACTAGTAGTAGACCTAAAAAGACAACAGTCACCCTGGGACCGAAATCTAGCTTTTCAGGATAGCAGTACATACATTTCAGTAGGTATTTCAATGCTACTGACTGTCACCTTTTTGGGGACGCAAGTCGAGAGACGGTCTTCCATTTGCTGAAGTCTGGACTACTGCAGTACTTCCTCAGCTCCTCCAGGGCATGCTGCGTCTCCACCTCCCCCTGTTTCTGGAACTCCTCTTCAGTCAGCAGCCGACGAGGCTCTGGCTTCCAGCACAGAGTTGGCTTGACTTTGCTGCACAATGAGAATTCTAACATTATTAAAAATGCCAATAAACACGAATAAAGGAATCTTTagagttataaacaactaccgcCAAGCAAGAAGGATCAATGAAATGGAATACTCCAGGTTCTTAGAGCAGAAGGCAGCCACGATGATGGCCAACGCCACTTGCTGAACCTGGATCCCACTGTAGATCAGTAGCAGGCCAAACAACTGCAGTGTCCAGGACAGGATATTTATACTCCTTTCCTCCACAAGAGGGCCATGATGATAGCACACAGCAAAACTGATAAACCCAACCACTGCAGCATAGCCTAAAGTACACAGAAACAATTAATTCAACTGTTCCTACTACAAACATGGAGCAATGGTTGTGAACTTATACCAGATACAAAGAGTTTGAGCGATAAACAAGGTACTTCCCACAGTTTGTTGCGATTGTGTTTATTACAATCGATACTTACCGAAAGCCATGTGCCAGTGCTCTCTCAAAATCATCTGCAGGTTCCTGAACACAAGCTGGATGATGTAAACGGAAAAGGACCAGCCACCAACTATTACCATGTAAAATGGGCTTTTCTGAGAAAAGAAAATGAAGATATGGGGTATGAAATCTAAACATATATTTTTATGACTCTCGTACATGATACAAATCAGAAATGTCTCCCAAATATGAACTATCAGGGTACACCCCGACTTTTTGCtttgttcaaatcaaaatgtGTTAGTAGTGGGTGAGGCCTTGATATAGAAGACTTGACTTCTTACCTTGGGCAGAAAGCGTGCCATGATGAAGATGAGGATGATAAGGGAGGCAATCATACCTGTGCTCATGCCAGCAGAGTAATAGAATACCTGACTCCTGTTAGATAGCAACACAAAAACACATCAATCATCCTAgctgcgggaagtaggggtgttGTGCATCACCTGATAAAtcagaaataaataataatacacattttatgaagaaaaaaaaaaaggtgtTCACTGggcctttattactcctgtatgagCGGACAAAAATTGTCCTCAGCAACGCGGGGAGAATAAATTCTCTACAGCCCCACCCCTAAACATCTTCCCGCAGCCATGTCAATCATAGCGAGATTATCAGGATCATGTCATTAAAATAGAGGGTAAAATGTGAACACAATTCATTTAGTTACCTGCTGAGTGAGTCTGCAAAGTTGAATAACAGCACTCCAGCCAGGAATGTCACAAACATGTAAATGTCAAATTCTGCAGGAGTAAAGCAGAGACAGCAAAGATTCCACATGAAATCAATATGTAATAGGCATGTAACTTATGAAGATACCCCACCTTTCTTTTAACTTACTTCGTATGGGCATTACAGTGTATTGTGCTCCAAGGTTGATGGGGTCGATCTTGAAGCAGGTCTTTGGGCTGAACAGGCTGATGCTGATGGTGGTTTCATTGGTCTGCTCAAGCATTAGGTACTGCACAAGACCCCAAACACTGAAGTGTTCTAGTTCCTGCAGCTTCTCCTCATCCTCCACAACAGTCACCTTCAGCTGTTTCGAGCTCCATACTCGAATCTGTCGGCAATAAGACAAGTATTAGCTCCacacaaatataaaacatagagtgcattttggaaagtattcagaccccttgaccttttccacatgttacagcctcattctaaaatggattaaattaaaacaaatcctcagcaatctacacacaaaaaccccataaatgacaaagcaaaaaaaggtttcaataatttttaaatgtattaaaacttaaatagaaataccttatttacatacagtaccagtcaaaagtttggacacacctactcattccagggtatttcttatgttttactattttcgacattgtggaataatagtgaagacattaacactatgaaataacacatacggaatcatgtagtaaccaaaagaagtgttaaacaaatcaaaatatattttctatttcagattctttaaagtagccaccctttgccttgatgaccagttttgcacactcttggcattctctcaaccagcttcatgaggtaaaaacctggaatgcatttcacttaaaaggtgtgtcttgttaaaagttgtgGTATTcccttccttcttaatgtgtttgagcaaatcagttgtcttgtgacaagataggggtggtatacagaagatagccctacttggtaaaagaccaagtcagtAAAAGAC
The DNA window shown above is from Salmo salar chromosome ssa13, Ssal_v3.1, whole genome shotgun sequence and carries:
- the LOC106567184 gene encoding nuclear envelope integral membrane protein 1 isoform X1; its protein translation is MAGYMKWKNGPLSKIVLLIVLLCILGTHQTAGSNINIINIKDGQESERTGSSHFCYLNPIVPGWKETWTRIQIRVWSSKQLKVTVVEDEEKLQELEHFSVWGLVQYLMLEQTNETTISISLFSPKTCFKIDPINLGAQYTVMPIRKFDIYMFVTFLAGVLLFNFADSLSRSQVFYYSAGMSTGMIASLIILIFIMARFLPKKSPFYMVIVGGWSFSVYIIQLVFRNLQMILREHWHMAFGYAAVVGFISFAVCYHHGPLVEERSINILSWTLQLFGLLLIYSGIQVQQVALAIIVAAFCSKNLEYSISLILLAWRKVKPTLCWKPEPRRLLTEEEFQKQGEVETQHALEELRKYCSSPDFSKWKTVSRLASPKRFADFVEGSPHLISNEVSVHAQEYGSFFEDDFFDTDEEDEENMMNALKKEDLGWNDRDL
- the LOC106567184 gene encoding nuclear envelope integral membrane protein 1 isoform X2 gives rise to the protein MAGYMKWKNGPLSKIVLLIVLLCILGTHQTAGSNINIINIKDGQESERTGSSHFCYLNPIVPGWKETWTRIQIRVWSSKQLKVTVVEDEEKLQELEHFSVWGLVQYLMLEQTNETTISISLFSPKTCFKIDPINLGAQYTVMPIRKFDIYMFVTFLAGVLLFNFADSLSRSQVFYYSAGMSTGMIASLIILIFIMARFLPKKSPFYMVIVGGWSFSVYIIQLVFRNLQMILREHWHMAFGYAAVVGFISFAVCYHHGPLVEERSINILSWTLQLFGLLLIYSGIQVQQVALAIIVAAFCSKNLDKVKPTLCWKPEPRRLLTEEEFQKQGEVETQHALEELRKYCSSPDFSKWKTVSRLASPKRFADFVEGSPHLISNEVSVHAQEYGSFFEDDFFDTDEEDEENMMNALKKEDLGWNDRDL